The nucleotide window ATAATGGAGACTCACCTGCCTCATTTTCAAAACAAGCCAATTTGGGGTCCATCTTAAGTAAGAACTCAGCCACTTTGGTGTGACCATTCCTCACAGCTTCGTGTAAAACCGTGTTGTTTCCCCTATTTCTGATTCTCAGAGTCTCAGTCATGCTGTTGTTGGCGTTCCCGAAATCTGCTTGTGACATGGACAAGGTTTCTCTGACCAGATAATTGACAATCGAGAAGCAGCCAACCCTTGCAGCCACATGTAAAGGAGTATCTCCATCTAAATTTGGTCGTGAGACGAGGGACATGCATCTGCTATAAATCTCAGCTGTAACATTTTTGTGTCCAAATTGCACAGCGATATGGAGGGCAGTGTTTTCTCGGGGCGTAAGTTGATATAGTAGTGTGGGATCATCGTTAAGAAGTTGTTTAAGGAAGCAAACATCCCCTGATTTTGCAGATTTGTAGAGCCTTGGATCCATGGAATTTTTGGAACTAGGCAGTACATACTTGTGGGGTTGCTTTATATAGCCTTGTTATTGTAGGTAGTTTTGACAGAGCATTTACCTTGgtacttgaaaaaaaaaaatccaaattcatCCCATCTGAACCAAGATTTTTGTGCACTGACCTCTAAATTGCCGTGGTCTATTTTGGTTCACGTGGAGGAATTGAACCCACCTCAAGTTTAATTCAGTTGACTATATATTTAGACTAAACCAACCGCCACCAAGAGTGAACATTCCAACCCATTTTTCAAAATCGAAACTTGACAGGAAAAGCTTCAATAAGTTTGTGATTATGACAGTCACGTCTGCTTCATACAGTTGTCTGCTATGGCTGATTTCAAGTCCTTCAACCCAGGTCATTGTAAAACTAAGAAACGGCTCGTAACTTCTAACGCGTATGTGGGAGccatgaaagaaaagaaaatacaaaatgagcttaaataaatttattagtttaaTTATAACTATCTGATGATGTAATGATGCAAACTGATTTTTAAGCAACCACAACGGTTTTGAagcaataaagacgacggaaATTTCCCCTcgtctttttgtatttttgtagtagtgatccAGTAGAAGTGGAAAGGAATTGCTGTAAAGTCAGAGCCCTGCATCATTTTATGCGGTGTGAGAAGCATGTAATGTATGTATTAACATTGGCTGATGAAGTGGGTTAATTTGCACCTTCTCTAAGTCTACAGACAACAAGTCCTCTAACCAAGCTTAGAACTTCATAAACAAGAACATTGATTTAGAAGTAAACCCCCACAGAAAATAATTCagagaatgaaaaaagaaagaaattgaaactcTCCATATGCAGACTTTTCCCTTTGTGTTAGACTTCAGTACGCAGATCTTTCCTCCTTTGTTGTTTCTGTTCCTTGACTGTTCTGTTCTTCTAATTCCGTCACATCAGTTGTGAACTTGCGACACTAGCTTCCCCATGATCTGCGTTAAACGAATACCCAAAAGGCTATTAAAACGTGGCCTCCACTTGTGCAAatggttgaaattgaaacttcaAATGAATCAAAGAGAGAACTGGGGCTCGGTTCACTTGAGAAACAAAGCTAAAGTCTTCTTGCGTTGAGTTTCAAAGGGAAAATGGGCAGAGGCAAACTTACGTGGTGTGTTGATTAAAAGAGCCAATAAAGATTTCATATATGCATATAGCTGAGATTTGAGGGAAACCATAATAGGGCTCATTATggattatattttaattatctgaACCGTTAGATTTTAGATATTCTCTACAAAAATTAtctctgatatatatatatatatgtcacacCCCGGaccggctccgccgtagcacgatattgtccgctttgggccctccTCTCActgcccgcacggttttgtttctgggagctcacgaagcaacttcccagggtggtcacccatcctgggattgctccagCCTcccactcgcttaacttcggagttcttacaactccgaagccagtgagctcccaaaaggcctcgtgaaAGTTGGAGGTGGGCCCCATCCACACTAGCACAATATTGTCCGCTCTGGGCCTGGACGGCGCCagcccgcacggttttgttcCTGGGCCTGCCTACATTCTCAGCAGCGCCCagaaggcctcgtgctagatggatgcgggtgtgccatataaggcacatcacccccctctccgttggtttgatgtgggatcttacaatccaccccccttaagggtccgacgtcctcgtcggcacacttgcaccacacggcagagtggctctgataccaaattgtcacaccccggaccggctccgccgtagcacgatattgtccgctttgggccctccTCTCActgcccgcacggttttgtttctgggagctcacgaagcaacttcccagggtggtcacccatcctgggattgctccagCCTcccactcgcttaacttcggagttcttacaactccgaagccagtgagctcccaaaaggcctcgtgaaAGTTGGAGGTGGGCCTCATCCACACTAGCACAATATTGTCCGCTCTGGGCCTGGACGGCGCCagcccgcacggttttgttcCTGGGCCTGCCTACATTCTCAGCAGCGCCCagaaggcctcgtgctagatggatgcgggtgtgccatataaggcacatcacccccctctccgttggtttgatgtgggatcttacaatatATTAGGCAAAAAGTCATTTTTAGTTCCTGTAGTTTGCCACTTTTACCATTGGTCATTGTCgtttcaatttggtcactTTTGTCCCTGTAGTTTTCAATTTGAGCAATTTAAGGACAATCCTCAATTTCTATTCACTTTTTTAACTTCCGTTATTTGTGGAGGGGCAATCCGGTccacaaattattaaaaattcattCCTTCTAAAAATTTAGTTTAATATAAAAGTAATAttttaaacacaaaaaaataatttaatttcccCACCCCTTATCGGTTGAAACCCAAGCCCATTGAAAAGCAAAAGTTTTTGAACCTATGGTTctaagtaggggtgggcatcggaaCCGAAAAATCGGAACACCAAACCATACCGGATGGAAAAATTGAGAGAAAAATTGGTTGattaaaaaagtcaacaaaccagCATCGAACTAGACCAGACCAATTCTAATAGATTCCAATTTCAGTTTCACACCGCACTAAACTGAACCGAATTGGACCGGACCagttgtttataatttttttttttaacaaaattatttaactaTAATGCTACATTTTTAATCTCATAACTAATATTTCCCCAAGCCCAACTTCAAAACATCTCTCTTTTTAGGCCCAATATCTCtctttgtatgaaattggatcatttgttaattttcaagcccaaaaaataaaattttagtttgaatttgtataaaaaaagagtttaaaaaattaataataataattcgatccaaaacttgaaaaaacatAAAGCAAACAAGAACCGATTCAAACTGGACCgctggttttaaaaaaaaatttcactaaaaCCAAACCGAACTTGACCGGTTAAATAGTACCCATTCCGATTTCGATTGGAGGTGAACACCTTACCCAACCGGACCACACCCAACCCTAGTTATAAGCCTTGAATGCATTGTGCCAGGAGAAGCTTATGTGCTAGGCCGCAATGTCTTCCCAATCTTCTTCAGTTACCACTCTCCCTCTCCCGAAATcccttattcttcttttctcagccaaatctctctccctcaattCAATTTGGCATTCCCTTTCAGACTCAACCCCACCTCCTCCCATCTTTGCACATGAGACTGCGTTTCTCAATTCCAGATCCAAGATCAGCTCCACTTCTTCTGGTACTTCAATATGAACTATGATCAAAACATTGTCTTGAGAtgcttttggatttgaatatattatgCAAGTAATTGAATTGAGAGGTGTAGTCTGATGGTGATCATGGTGTCACATGCAGGTCACGTGAACAAACAAGCACAAGAGCATGGGGTTTGGCCGTTTTGGGTGGCTGGGGTGGTGGTTGGGTTAGAGGGAGGTGGTGGCTGGTGGGGCTTGGGTGGGGTTGTTGGTAGGGGTTAGGTTGGGGTTgggaggagaaggagaaaatttgaggattgtccttgaattgctcaAATTGAAAACCACAAGGACAAAagtgaccaaattgaaataacaaggaccaaaatgataaaagTGCCAAACTACAAGAATCAAAAGTGTATTTTTGCCTATATTTAATACTTGAAAtacaatttcataattttcatctTGGATTAAAGTTCTTTTATTTCGTTTGATTTAGTGAGTGCATTCAATCCAAACTTATAAAAACTTTTGTGTACTTTTTTTAAGTGGCTAACTTCCATAGACTTTCTAGAGTTTTAATGACCTTAATCTCAATGACATACTTTCATAGAATTTTATGGACTTTCATAAAGTGTATCATACAATTTAATAGACTTTTGTTAttcttgaatttcaattcATTACAAACCTTGATAGTGTGTATGTGAGAGAACCCCCTTCCCTTTTCTTAAAGGATCGGATTTGAACTAGGAGTGGCAATTTCTGTTGTGAAGGGGGAGAGGGAGGAAACCCTAGGTTAGGCTGATACCatgtagaaaatatatttccttGTATTAAACAGATTACACAAAGTCCCTATTTATACTGATACATGATATCTACTTAAGGTAGGAAATAATATAGACATGAATACAATCTGATTGCACCTGCATCTGCATCATTTTATGCAACTACTACTATTGCTTCTTGGACTCTCATGTATGAGATGACTCATTGCTATAGCTTACATGCATTGCATAAGTTGGCAGATCTTATCTCAACCTTGGCATCAGTaatattgaaatacaaaactTTATACATCAAAAGTGTATAATATTGTGACAAATTGTAATCTGTAAACTTTTAAACATCAAACTTGTTCATTAGATATGTGATAGATGTGCTGAAGGGGTAAAAGGAGTTGAACTATAAAGTAGTGCAAAATGCACTTATTCTTCATGGTTTGTTCTTGATTTTGCACTTGAGCTTACAAAGATGAGAAATGAAGAATCTGCAGGCTTCAGGTAGGGAAAACATTTTCACCAACTGGGAAAGAGCCAAGAAGGTAATAACATGAAAAGCCGCTCCGACTAGGGTTCCCAAGGTTTTGAGACATTGCTGATCAGGCATGGCAGCCTTAATCCCTGTTTCGAATGCTATTGCGGTGGATTGCAGAGCAATATATGTAAGAGCAGCAGCACTTGTGAAATAGTAAACATAGGAGGACTTGTTGCTGTTGACAGCTCCCCAAAACAGAAGGCAAGCTGCAATTATTGAGCAAGTCATGGCAACAGTGTCTGTGATGATGAACCACTTGAAATCATTATTTGACTGCAGAAGAGCCTGCCCTCGGTCTGGGCCTACATCATTGTTATACCCCCCAGGCATTGTGAAGGCAGCTGCAAATGTTACAGTTGTGATAAGTGTTGCAACCATCAACAGGGTCTGCCCCATTTGCATGTAAGTTTGCACTGCATtggcttcttcttgttctgcTCTTGGGGATATCTTGATGTTGCCCAACCATGAATGTTGGGTACCGAGATGTCCCCAAATGCTTGGAGTTATGTTCTGCAATTCCTATTAGATGAACAGTTGTAGTTTGCTAAGCATTATGACCAATTATATACAAGGAATATTAATTGTGTTATTAGCACTCACCCTGGGAGATGTAATACTAGATTCTTTGATTGACCTATCAATCTCAATTGCTGTTTGGCCAAATTTGTTCTTGGATCTTAAATTTACTCTTCCATCCCACCTCAAGTATCTCAGaatccaagtttttctttcaatGGTGGCTAGATGCAAAGGCGTATTTCCATCAAAATCAGGCTGGTTTATGGTCCCCTCCAGCTCTGCTGTTTCTAGTATATATCTGACAACGTTTGCTTGCCCATTGAAGATTGCAATATGAAGGGCATTCCATCCGTAAGGATCAACAAGTTCTCCCGAATCTGGGCAATGTCGAACAATCTCTCTAATCACACTGGTATGACCTTTGCTGGCTGCAACATGAATTGGTGAGAAACCCTGTTTATCCAAAACATATGCTATCGAAATATCGAGTTCTAGTAATCGTTCTACTGTTCTATGGTCTCCAAGGGATGCTGCATAGTAAAGAGGAGTCTTTCCTTGGTGGTCAGCTTCTTTGATCAGCTGCTGTTTGAATCTTAGGAGCGCTTCCATGATATCTTACAATCAGACAAAAGTTTAGTTTaaatattgattaaaaaaattgcacaagtcaggaaaaaatataaattaaagagGAACTAGCtagaatcttttttttttttagaagagCAACATCTGTATGGAATGGATACTACTATATTATTTATGCAAATTCAACTATCTGTAGCGTAACCCCCATAAAGAATTTGCAAGGAAATTGATATAATAGTAGTTGCTGAGTGCAAGTGCATATTTAAACCATAGCTCAAACATACATAACTGGGGAAAAGTGTGACATACCAAAATGCTTCTCAACCACAGCAGCATGCAGAGCTGTTTGGCCATCTGAACCGCCATGAGCTGATGAAGGACTTGATTGTAAAATTTGATTCAGAATATCTAACAATCCCTCTCTTGCAGCCAGGTACAATGGAGACTCACCCGCCTCATTTTCAAAAGAAGCCAATTTGGGGTCAATCTTAAGTAAAAACTCAGCCACCTTGTTGTGACCATTCCTCAGAGCTTCGTGTAAAACCGTGTTGTTCCCCCTATTTCTGACTCTCAAAGTCTCAAGCATCTTGCTGCTCACGTTCCCAAACTCTACTTGTGACATGGACAAGGTTTCTCTGACCAGATAATTGACAATCGAGAAGCGGCCAACCCTTGCAGCCACATGTAAAGGGGTATCTCCATCTAAATTTGGCTGTGTGAGAAGGGACCTGCACCTGCTATAAATCTCAGCTGTAACATTTTTGTGTCCAAATTGCACGGCGATATGGAGGGCGGTGTTTCGTCGGGGCGTAAGTTGATATAGTAGCATGGGATCATCGTTAAGAAGTTGTTTAAAGAAGCAAACATCCCCTGATTCTGCAGATTTGTAGAGCCTTGGATCCATGGCATTTTTGGAACTAGGCAGGCATTATATAATTGTTGGGGTTGCTTTATATATGGCCTTGTTATTGTAGGTAGCAAGTGTGGAAATTTTGACAGAGCATTTACCTTGGCACcttggaaacaaaaaaaaataaaaaatccaaattcatCTAAATCGGAACAACCAATATTTTTGTGCACTGACCTCTAAATTGTTGTGGACTATTTTTGTTCATGTGCAGGAATTGAATCTGCCTCAAGTTCAACTCagttgaatttatttttagacTATACCAGAAGCCTCCAAGTTTGAACATTACAACCCCATTTTTTGAAATTGTAATTAAGTTGACAATCATGTCTGCTTCGTACAGTAGCCTGCCATGACTGACTTCATGTCCTTCAACCCAGGTCATTGTAAAACTAAGAAACTGCTCATAAGTTCTAATGTGTATGTGACAGccttgaaacaaaacaaaatactaAATGAGAGCTAAAATGAATTTATTAGTTTAACTATAACTATCTAATGATATAATAatgccaattgattttgaagcAACCACAATGGTTTCGAAGCAATAAAGACGATGGCtatatagaaaatatatttccttGTATTAAACAGATTACACAAAGTCTCTATTTAAACTGATACAGGATATCTACTTAAGGTAGGAAATAATATAGACATGAATACAATCCGATTTACAGCAAGAAAGGCTAATTGCTAGGAGGAGATTGTGAAGTTGACTTCCGTGTGTGCtaggaaaggaaaaggaaagctGCGTTAATACCACACCAACacccacccccccccccccccccccccccctcccccgGCGGGGAGCAAACTGGGCGTCACAGGATGCACAAGTTTTGAAGACATATGTTGATGGCGTGGTTTGTGAAGGGCTTTGGTAAATAGGTCCGCAGGTTGGTTGACAGAAGGAACAAAGGCAAACTTGATGACTTCCAAGAGCAACTTTTTCACGAACAAAGTGATAGTCCAACTTAATGTGACGTGTACGGGTATTGAAAACTAGATTGGCAGCCATGTATGTCATGCTGAGATTGTCTCAAAAGAGTTGGACCGAGAACTAAAGATGCACACCCAATTCATGAAGAAAGAAGTAGAGCCAAGTGGTTTCGGCACAAGCATGAGAGAGGGCACGATATTCCGATTCTGTACTAGAGCGCGAGACTGTGGGCTGTTTCTTGGAACACCATGAGATGAGGTTAGTTCCAAGAGTAATCACAAATCCAGTAGTTGACCGACGAGAATCAGGGCACCCAGCCCAGTCCACATCAGAGTAGGCAGAGAGGCGAGCTGCCGTAGTTTGAGGAGTGAAAAGGTGAGGCTGAGATCAATAGTGCCCTTGATGTACCTAAGTGTAAACTATCTCGGTTGGGTTGGAGATGAGAGCACCATCAAAGATAGAGAGGAGAATCTTGGCTGCCAATGGAGTAGATACGGGTTTGGAGTTGAGAGGATTGGCTTTCTGTAAAAGATCATGTGCATATTTGAGTTGATTGATGTGGAGAGTACCATCCTTATGAAGAACCTGTAAACCCAAGAAATAGCTTAGCGGACCAAGGTCTTTAATGTCAAAGTGGCCAcataaaagagagatgaattgTTGGAGATGAGTGGAATCATTGCCAGTTACCATGATGTCATCGACatatagaagaagaaagaaggtaTGAAAGgcttgttgaaaaataaataatgaacTATAAGCTTGGCTCCTTGTAAAGCCTATAGAGAGAAGGAAAGTACTGATGCAATGGAACCAAGTACGAGGTTCTTGTTTGAGGCCATAGAGTGCTTTGCGGAGCTTGCAAACATAAGAAGGACAAGTGGGATCAATGAAACTAGGGGGTCGAGCCATGTAgacatcttcttgaagaaACCCATGGAGAAAGGCATTTTTGGCATCAAGTTGACAAAGGGACCAACCACGAGAAACTGCAAGATTGAGAATAGTGAGAATGGTGGCAGGCTTGACAACAGGACTGAGGGTCTCAGCATAGTCTATGCCCGGACATTGATGAAAACCCTTGGCAACTAGACGAGCTTTATGGCTTTCAATAGAGCTGTTAGAGTGATGCTTAATCCAAAAAACCCACTTGCACCCAACCAAGTTCTGAGAAGGAGAGGAAGGAACCAAAGACCAGGTATGATTTTTGAGAAGTGCATTGATCTCTTCAATCATGGCATCACGCCATTCAGGATGCTTAGTGGCCTGTGAAAAATAAGTAGGTTCAATATGATCAACAATAGTTAATAAGGCATGGGGAAGGGGGTATTTAATAGTGCCGTCGGTATGAAGCTTGGGCTTTTGAATGCCATCTTGAAGGTGGGTGTACATGTGAGGAACATGGGCAGAAGTGGGAGATTGCGGAGCTACTAAAACTTGGGGGTTAGGAGCTGCTGAAAATGCGAGGTTCAAAGCTACTGGAACTAGGGGTTCGGAGTTGTTGGAACGGGGGCAGGCGCAAGCGGAGAGAGGTGTATGCGAGGGCGTCCAGAATAAGTTTGGAGTAATGGCTGGGCTAACGCCGAAGAAGTGTCGTGGAGTGGACTAGAGGGTGCGGCATGGCCAGGGTCATGGCTTTTGACAGTAGCCGCTAGAAAGGTGTGCACTAGGGAGGTGTCGTGAGTTTGCGAGTTTGGGTCTATGACAGGAGTGATCAATTCGGGCCAGGTGCGAAGGAGGGCAGAATTGGGTGGAATTTAATATCCACATACTCTAAAGAAGATGATACCTGTAAATGTTCAAATGGAAAATGCATTTggttaaataaaacatgacGGGACGTGTAAACACGACCCTTGGAAGGATGTAAAGAATGGTAACCTTTGTGGTGAGAACTGTATCCAAGGAAAACACATTCAAGAGTGCGGTTGGTGAGTTTATTTTCAGTGTATGGTCTAAGATAAGAGAAACAAGAACACCCAAACACTTGGAGATGAGAGTAGGAGGGAGGATGTTGGAAGAAACGAGTGTATGAGGTGTCCTATTGAAGATTAGGAGTAAGCAGGAAGTTGATGAGATGGACAGTAGTGAGGGCAGCTTCAACCCAGAGATTGTAGGGAGTGTGAGAAGTGGTAAGGAGG belongs to Prunus persica cultivar Lovell chromosome G4, Prunus_persica_NCBIv2, whole genome shotgun sequence and includes:
- the LOC18779339 gene encoding protein ACCELERATED CELL DEATH 6 isoform X1, encoding MDPRLYKSAESGDVCFFKQLLNDDPMLLYQLTPRRNTALHIAVQFGHKNVTAEIYSRCRSLLTQPNLDGDTPLHVAARVGRFSIVNYLVRETLSMSQVEFGNVSSKMLETLRVRNRGNNTVLHEALRNGHNKVAEFLLKIDPKLASFENEAGESPLYLAAREGLLDILNQILQSSPSSAHGGSDGQTALHAAVVEKHFDIMEALLRFKQQLIKEADHQGKTPLYYAASLGDHRTVERLLELDISIAYVLDKQGFSPIHVAASKGHTSVIREIVRHCPDSGELVDPYGWNALHIAIFNGQANVVRYILETAELEGTINQPDFDGNTPLHLATIERKTWILRYLRWDGRVNLRSKNKFGQTAIEIDRSIKESSITSPRELQNITPSIWGHLGTQHSWLGNIKISPRAEQEEANAVQTYMQMGQTLLMVATLITTVTFAAAFTMPGGYNNDVGPDRGQALLQSNNDFKWFIITDTVAMTCSIIAACLLFWGAVNSNKSSYVYYFTSAAALTYIALQSTAIAFETGIKAAMPDQQCLKTLGTLVGAAFHVITFLALSQLVKMFSLPEACRFFISHLCKLKCKIKNKP
- the LOC18779339 gene encoding protein ACCELERATED CELL DEATH 6 isoform X2 produces the protein MDPRLYKSAESGDVCFFKQLLNDDPMLLYQLTPRRNTALHIAVQFGHKNVTAEIYSRCRSLLTQPNLDGDTPLHVAARVGRFSIVNYLVRETLSMSQVEFGNVSSKMLETLRVRNRGNNTVLHEALRNGHNKVAEFLLKIDPKLASFENEAGESPLYLAAREGLLDILNQILQSSPSSAHGGSDGQTALHAAVVEKHFDIMEALLRFKQQLIKEADHQGKTPLYYAASLGDHRTVERLLELDISIAYVLDKQGFSPIHVAASKGHTSVIREIVRHCPDSGELVDPYGWNALHIAIFNGQANVVRYILETAELEGTINQPDFDGNTPLHLATIERKTWILRYLRWDGRVNLRSKNKFGQTAIEIDRSIKESSITSPRNITPSIWGHLGTQHSWLGNIKISPRAEQEEANAVQTYMQMGQTLLMVATLITTVTFAAAFTMPGGYNNDVGPDRGQALLQSNNDFKWFIITDTVAMTCSIIAACLLFWGAVNSNKSSYVYYFTSAAALTYIALQSTAIAFETGIKAAMPDQQCLKTLGTLVGAAFHVITFLALSQLVKMFSLPEACRFFISHLCKLKCKIKNKP